The Xiphophorus couchianus chromosome 3, X_couchianus-1.0, whole genome shotgun sequence genome segment TATTGGTTCAGTTAGCTGTTATTTACATTAGTTGGTAATACAATGCAAATGTGTTTGTACTTGTATTAGAAATGAATAGGATTAATTTATTACAGGATTAGAACCATGATAGGGTTTAACCATTAgaaggtttctgttttaaataaatttatattgagctttaaatcttttttataacAGTGCTGACGCTAAAGCCCAACTTGCAAGCAAGTGGTGTTTCTTGCTAATGAACAGCACATAATAACTGGTAATTATTAAATGGGTAATTAttaaatgatggctcgttacaATAAATTTCGAACATTTACTAGCTAGcaatattttgtcattattaaGCTAGCATTAGCTCTAAGGTTTTTGTCAAGTTGGTTAGCAGGCTAGCCCACAAGGACAGCCATTGCCAAACAGCTCGTCTTTTCTTAACTCTAGGAGAAACTTagaattaaaactaaaagttcGGTAACATTTTTTTAGCTATAACAAACCAACTCTCAATAtttgtcagggtttttttttttttttatggattgTCAAATTAGTATCAAAAACATTAGAAgatttgaatagttttttttttatcaacataacatttgattgattgttgataacattttatcaacataatatcaacataaaatgtttgactttaaaggTGTGTTACATGGTCCAAATTACACTTCATCTGGACCACTGGAGGAGTAGGCtgtggtgtgtgtgcatgtctgtgtgcGGCTGTGGGGGTGCACAGGGGTGTGTCCGTGTGTGTGATGACTTCCTGCTTCCAGCCTTTGAAAACAGCAACACCTCATTGTATAGTTGGCTGGCTGACAAATAAGTTAAGGTTGAGTGAGTGCTGGACACAACTTGGGAATGAATATACAGAGCTGTGGATGACTAATGACACCACACCCTGTGAGAACACACGCACATTAACACAAACACCCAAAACCGAAAAAGGGCACGCTGTCGTAATTGAATTACAGGAAATTCTTCGGTTGCATCGGTCCATGaagatgaaatgtgaaaacgttccccctaaatgttgagtttttagATGCTATGCTCATTAATTATTCTTTGCACTTTCTGTGGGGGGGCTCAGAGGGTTGTGCACTTGCGTGTAAACGGAGAGCAATCGGCTGTGCAGCCTATTCGAACAGCTATCAAACTCTCAGGTCCTGTCTTCAGGAGGGGTCTCGTAGCTGGAACACCACACCTATTACTGGGATCTGTGGTGGGGGAGGGATACAAAGCAGACTTGTGGAAGAGGAAGGGAGACGGCCAAGCTTTTAGCTGCAGCTGGCTGTGGTCCAGACGGGTTTTATGGTCATTGCACTCGGAGCAGGCCACAACCCCCAACACCAAGGTTTCAGCTAATGGCACTCTTAGGCAGTGAAAGGGCAACTTGATTCTtggtttttttccacacaacAGGACAGAACAATAAACCAGGATTCAGCTGATTAGCATTATTAGGGTTTTCTACTTTGTGCATTTGGATTTGCACAGTAATGGCTGAGTGGTCAATGGAGAATTAGTCTGGCTGATGTTCTACTCCCCAGTGTgacatacaaaacaaatttcagtCTCTTAATTAcagaaatcaaataatttctatttaattattttgttagcaaaagggaatataattttattaccaaaattactttattatatttgatttaaagaatatgttactttatttttttttcttctccctcccCAACcctttttcacaatttaaaggttttttattcCGGGTATTAGATTAAGTCATTTCCTGTAATTAAAGATTagcattaaattatatttaaccaTTAccaatattaaattattattttggttaGTAAGGCAGTATTTCAACAGTAACTGATCAATAAGTTAGGTACAACCTATCTGAACAAAAGAGCTATATGCtttgccactagatggcagacttgaattttaaaagttactCGGCCAGCTGTCGGCAGTCTGTCCCATATGACTGCATGCATCATAGGAACTAAACCAGACAAGAAATATAGTCTGTTCAGATGGAGcacatttcacactttttttttaacataccACATAATCCAACATCCATCTGTAAAAATATGGAATTCCACCTCTTATTTCAAGACCACTGTTCCAAATGTGGAATGTATCAACAAATCCTATTTGGTGCTTACTCAAAGCAGCCAAGTACAAAAGAGCTCCTGTTTGATTACAGAGTGGACGTAAAGAACAGGCCCTCAGTTCTCCTGGCACTGCCCGGCTGACAAGCCTCGGAAATTGTGCGTCAACTACATGTCTTCACCTGCTCCGAATGCTAAGCCTGGGTttcctgaaaacacacattccTATTTAGAGAGGTGATAGAGATGCATGAGAGGTGTGTGTGGGCTCGGGGCAGCTCAGCGCCTGGCATGGCAGCAGTGACAGAGCGCTGAAATACTCCAGATGGGAATGATGGAATGATGTTGTGTGCCAGTAAAGCCAGAATCTGCCAACGGCACTAAAGCAGTTTCCACTGCGATACATTTAATCCTCTGTGTCAGGGTTGCAGAAAAAAACCTCTAGCCAGGTCCATCTCTGACCGTCCCCTCAGGCTGAGAAACAAGCACCGCCAGTAAAATATCAAGAAAATCTGCTTCTTTTAAGGACTTAGACAATTTAGCTTCGATGGGCTAATCAGTAGAGTCAGATAATCATTTAGTCAGCAGACctgattgtttttacatttcctcaGAGATGAATTGTCGTAATTCTATCCTCTATAGGAGAGAAAACAACAGTTGATCTCTGACACCCAGAGCTCCCTGATCCATACCTTGCTCAGGATGTAGATGGCCTCTCCACGTTTGAAAGACAGCTCATCTGGGTGGTCCCCAGTGCAGTCCCATAAGCCTTGGTAAAAGTTTGCATAGTCTGTGCTCTTGTCAGCTGTGCAAGGAGAAACAAATTGAGGTGATATAAGGAGTTTCAAgttaagttaatttaattttccacTTGCATTAATCAGGATGCTGAGACAATTTTTTTTGGCTGAGATAAATATTGGTAAGACAGACTCACATTTGCTCTGAGATGCCATTGATACAATTTAGAAATGCTAAAGGTCTTTATAGCAGTGCTGTAATCTACCCAGTGTTCCTAGCTGCAGAACTAAACAAGGGCAGGCATTGTTGAGTTTCTAAGCTCCTCAGAACCATATGAAACAAACCATGTGAAACAAAACATGTGAAACGAACCATAGGAAAACCAGAAATGTGTGGAAACTCTTggctcctttaaatcaagatgAAAAAGATTGCTTACTGCAGCCTTTGTTTAAGATCTTTCCTACTCATTGTTTTTCTCAACCTAGccattctgaaaataaaaaaaacaaacaatttataTAAATACCTTGCTTTAGATGGAATgctctttccttcttttcctttatttttttagtaaagcTCTTTATACTACCCATATGTATGCACAGGTCTATGCACATAAACTGGcttaaacagtttgtgttgGAGTTCCTGGTAGGAAAATACTTGTCTACATACATGTTTTGGGGCAGTTTCTCTATTTAAGCAACACCCATTTTGCTTCTGTTAGTgaccctattttttttttgcttaaaatatgCAATGATATTTCTGGTGTTTTAACATGCTAAGTGTCGTAAGAGGAAGTTAAGCAAGTCAAGCAAAGTTATTTCCAGAATTGTGTACAGTAACTTTCAGTTGTTCTCAGGCGCTTCCTCTGTCATTGTTGCTACTTCCTCTTCACTGCAGCTTTTAAACATTCACTTGATCAGATCCATCTGCTGTTATTCGTTAAAGTTGTATGTATATTCAGAAACAATACCTCCAGGTGCAGTAGAATTGGCAGCAacaggaggaggatgaagaggaggttTGGATGATGGTTCAACTTTTGGTGGAGGTTTGGCTGGAGTAGGCATCTCGTCATCTGGAGAAAATACCGCCATACTGATGCATTAGTGTGCATTTCAAATTTTGTTGAAAGGACAGAAAATGGGATTTGATTTTTTAACATCATATCATAACTGTGACAGTGATTAGTGTAGAATGTGGTCAGACCTGGCAGCTCTTCGTAGATTTCTTCTCCCGGGGCAAAAGCAGGAGCAGTTCCAACGTCATCATACATGAACTGTTCGTCATCTTCTTCTTCGGGAATAATGCCCGACAtatctaataaaacaaaaaacaataatggaaAGTTCAATAGAAAGTTTATCTcgtgtttttggggtttttttcaaaaagcacataaatgattttatgttCTTTGGTGAACTTTTAGTTCTAAACCAATGAAAATGGATACTACAGATGAAACAGAACCAAGACTCCCCAACTGTGGTGAAAGTATCACTGGAACTATGTGATTCGCCTTTACATGGTATTCAGAAGAAATGTTGGTACAAACCCTTTGCAAGGTAAACACAATGTTAGACAACAACACAAAGAGAAGTGGACAAAAGTGAACCAAAATCaattcacttttgtttttggttctaTTGCTATTTATCTCTAAAGTTGGAATGTGAATATGATAACATTGAAGTTGAAAGTTGAAACAGGACAGAATTTCTTAGCATTTTATGCACTAAAAAGGGACCCGCTCACTAACCAAGGCTGCGCAGTACTGTGTGCAGGACGGATTTAATGAGAAACTAACCATGAGAGATGCAACTACAAACTCTAGTACAGTAGCTGTCACTGCATCTCAACACTGTTACCAACTCCTCTAAGAAAAATAGCTATAAGCATTCTTAATAAGTTGCTTAATGATGTTATCAAGTAATTTACCTAAGTTGCATAAAAACAGATACTCATGTATAAAATGATGCCATTTAATTTACCTGAATTGCATAACTAACAAATGGTATGCAATTGTCATGGATACTCCAGGAGGAGTGAACAATATAGCAGAAGTAAAAGACACCCTAAACATGTCTAGAATTACAAATTAACTCTTTTTTTGGTTGTTATTTTAGTGTATATATTgctatttagtttaatttttctgaTATATTTGGGATGGGAGTAGACTCCATTGCAACACAAGTTATTCTTCAACAGAAGCTAGATTTATCACTTTTCTGAAACAGTAACTGAAGAAGTCTAGGCAGCAGCCATAATATCTTTAAGGACAAGGTTGATAAGAAAGCTACGACTTTTCAACTTATAGCTaaccatttttattattattattattattatttaaaaatggctacctatgtttaaaattaaatatacaacTTAACCCTAACACAACACatagaaagcataaaaaaacccaatattttaaataaaacttccaAAACAATCCATTATCACAGTTTTAAGATGTCTGTTATTGTGTTGGTATTTGGAATTTCTTGCATTTACTGAGGTGAAGCTGGGTATACAAAACTTGGAGAACCACTAAAACAAAGCCCAATATAGTATACATGTGGAAGCCCTCATACCTTTCAACACAAAGTCTATTTGTTTCACCcattcctctgcctccttcgTTGATGAtgcacaaaactgaaaacaaacaaaaaagaaattaaaacagtgCAACACTCAAGCCTGCATGTATTAATTAGTGGTACTGCATCTATGCATGAGAAAATGTTCTGCACGGAGCAGCATGAAAATTAGGAATACGCATTTAGACATTTCAATTTTGTGTTGAACTGTTGCACAGACAGCAATGATTGCAGAGTAAAATGACTGATGTGAGTAAATATTACCGctccattgaaaaaaaaaaaagtatcagtGAGACAAATTTCACTGCGAACCTGATAGACTCGCTTGTCTGGAGCAGAAATTTCAAAGCAGCAGTCCTTCTTTGAGTCTTTCCGTAAGCTGTTGTTCATTTTGACAGTGTAGCCATCGATGCCGAATTCGCCTTTCTGCTGCTTGTCTTGTTGCAGAAGATAAAAGTACCATTATAAACGGTCAACATAATGCagatataatgaaaaaaataataacaatacaAAAAACTCTTTACTGCCAGACTATACCTTTCTCACTGCCATAATAGTAGAAGGTGTGATGGCTCAGAGCACACCATCTCTTCTGCCATTCGGTGCCAAAAAAGCTGTGATCTGTGCAGAGAAAGACGATTTACATAAAAGTAAAGCGGCATTTTAGTTGACCGTTTCAGTGGTTTGCACGTAACATTGTTTTCATACTACAGTTTAGAGTAGGATCATTATGTACAATATTCAGtgtttacaaatatattttagaatacATTATATAATATATCGTATTATGTATACGATATATGCTATTTTGTGTCATGCAAACGTCATTATGAACAAACTTTccttttcaaaagttaaaaggTTTAACAGGAGACCAAAGACTCGGCCCTTAACTTTCACAGATCATACAGTGCCTTAAACAAAggttgcaactttttttttttttttacccttgtTCATGTTGCAGCCACaatcttttgcttgttttatatgAACTGGTTGTGATATATGCAGCGCAATCCTGAATGAAAGCCTATTAGAAGCTGCAAAGTTCATGAGACTAGGATAACGGTTTAGAGCAAAGCACATTCATGTGTTGGAATGCCCCAGTAAAAGTCAAGACCTTTAACCAAATGAGAATCCAGATAAGACTTCAAAATTATTGATCACAAATGCTTCCAATAAAATCTGACTGAGCATAAGCTATGTTGCAATGaagaattgtttaaaaaaataatctatagaTATGTAAAGTTTGTAGAAACatatacaaaaaacaacttcaatgacaaatgataaataaaaaggagTTCCACAATGTACTGACTCAGGGAGTCCACCCAATTCACAATTATGAGCCAACATGCTGacttatcacataaaatcctgataaaacatattgaaatttTTGCCtgcaatttgacaaaaaagtaaGAAGGTTCAGggacttaatatttttttgcaaagctgACTGTACTTCATTGTCCAGACAAACAGAGTCTGTTctagatttaatttatttagctatATTTATTAGAGCACCAACCCTTCCTGCGTTTCTCCAGATATCCTGCTTTGAAGACAGATGCCAAGTCCTGGGCTGCAACGGGCGGGGCCTGCTGCGCACCTGTAGAGGACCAAGAACAACGTAATGTATCAAATCAAACGCAtccttttgaaatgttaaaatgaaaaaggtgTTGCTATGTTTTCATAAGTGTGTCAACAATAGTTTCAGGGaaactttgtttatttgataATAATTAAACAGCAGAACCCATAAAGGCTCCACTCACCTATATTTCTCAGTATGCAAGGCTTGCCTCGCAACTTCAATGCAAATGTCTAAATGCTGTGTCATAGTTGCTTTGTGTGAAAGAGAAGCCATAAAAGTGGCAGCTGCTTAAGGCCCATAAACCCCCACAGTCCCTTAATCATCATTCCACAAGGAATTCCCTTGTACTTTTCTCTACACAGTAAGTATGAAATATTGGATTGATTCCCTTCGAGAAGCATGCTGGATTAAAGTGCTTGAAAACTGGAGGGgatgtttttgcacaaacttCAGCCATGGCAGTAATTTTTAGTCCCCTGGCCGTGTCTGAGAGCAATAAAATACACTCTAGCTGTAGAAAGAGGGGGTGGTGGGCTAAAAGGAGGCGGCGAGGGGCAGCAGTTGTTCCTCTGAATTGCTTCCCAAGTGTGTTGCCGAGTTACAGTTGGAATGTCTCCCTCACCGTGTCACTCAAAGTCACTTTCTCCCCGGGGCAAACACAGATTTGTGAATTTCCTGACGTTTTTCCACAGCTTGATCAGTTAATGTGCTCTGCGTGTACCCCAAGTGGTTTATACCTTCGAACGCATCGTCGTCCTTGTCTGTCCGCTCCGACTGCATAGAGCCTCCGTCGTTGTTGCTGTCAACTTCCTCATCCTCATCTGAATCATCTCCACCTACTGGAGTAAATAAGAGCTGTGAGGGCAATGTGTGATTTGGTTATGTTCATGTACTGACGGTTCTCCTTTTCCAAGCTACTTCGACAAGTGTCAAATAGACAAAATGGTTAAGCATTTATGAATCAAAACCAAAATTCTATATTTGCAACTCCAGATCtgcaacaggaagaaaaaaaagaataagatgATAAAGACAAACACTCACCTTTGTCTTTGAAATCTTGGGGGAAACTGTAGATAAGACAATATATTGACATTACTCGTTCAAAACATGCATCAGTGATAAAGTATTTGATGACTTAATGGCAGGTTTGTAAGCAATCATGATCGCAGGAAATGTTTAATGCCCAGTACATGTGGCATTACCTTAGTTTGACCTCCTTGATCCGTTTGATAAAGGTTTCCCTCCTCTCTTTTGCCTTCTTGCttaaattttctgcttttagtcCATCACAGAGGAACTGTTCCAAATCTAAATAAAGTAGcagaggaaacatttaaagATACAGCTCAGTGGTGTGCTTCTTTCCCTCACAGCAAATAGacattgacaataaaaaaaaaacacaggattTAGTAACGAAGTACAGATTTCCAGAAAAAAGTCATGAACATGTGTACTAGTGAAAAGCAAAATCTGTGAAATTACAGGAAGAATGGAGCTCATCAGTTGCTGTTGATAAACAATCTGGTGGATGAGCGACTGTAGAcagttgatgatgatgaagattcTGAGACGCTACAGCTGCATAAAGCTGCCTGGATGGTTGAGattaatgattcattttaagTCTTTCTTCCTGGTAATTACTTTCCCCATGGGTTATTCTGTAAATTATTGTTGGTGCATGAAGCaagttttttctctgtcttgATCAGATTTTCTCCTGATTTTAATCCTTTAATAATTTGATTGATATATAATAAGATCTCACATCCCCCAAAAATGAATTCTGGCCATTCCAATGTGCTCTTGTTGTTTTCATAACATGCGAGTCAGGTGTCTCCTTTGATTAACCTAACTTTAAATATCAAGACTTTGAATGCTTATTTGTCACTAGCCTGTTGTGATGTCACCAGACGAATGTGTCAAAGTTTACTTTTCAACATTATTTCCTCTTGATTAGTGAATTATTGCGGTTTAtcacaaaaatagaaaagctgACCGTGGTGAGCTGTTCAGTAAGTGTTAGGTCATGTCTAAAGCTGCTTTTGGTTGATTTTAGAGAAATATCTGACAGGCAGCTTTAAACGTCCTTACTTTGTACGTTTACCGCTGATGTGCAGCAGACCACAACGGCATCAAACCGGATGTTTGAACTATAGCTGACTGTCAGGGTCACCAGGTGAGAGCAATGTTTATTGATTAAGCTTAAGCAGCGAAATTTGCCGCTGCAAAGAGGTATGACAGGAACTGATATAACGAAAGAACATCACTCGTTTTGAGTGGATGGTTCCTCTTTTCTCAGACTGCTTTCCCAAAGTctagtgaaagaaaaatcacgCGAGAAAAAACACCGACAAAACAATCAATCACTGATCGATGAGTTCACCTGAAATCAGCGTTGTTAGGTCGTCGGGAATCGCACGCATCGTAGCAAGGAGTGACAGCTTGAGCTCGGTGGACGCCAAGAGAGAAACGTAACAGTACacggaagcagcagcagcagctctgtctCTCACACGGAAGTCTGTTTGTCAATTATTTCTAAAAGTGACCACTCGGTTCCGCATGGGGATAAACAAGCGAGAGCCGCGTGACGTTCACTCGGGAGGAGCCACGCTGACGTTTATTGGTCTCTGCCTGTCAGCGTGTTGCTCCGCAGGCACGGAGCTGATGCTTTAATGGTCCTCCGGCtctttaaacaataataaagtccggaaatcatatttttttgatCGATTCAACATCACATAACTATTTCACTAAATAACTGTCTTCGCTGCTCCTAACTTAATGGACACATTACTACGCCCGTgggtttaattttttatttttattttttattttttaacactgaTGTAAGATGTTTGTAGTTTATGAATATGTCAGCACTGTAAATCTAAAACAGTGGTAATTAATAGCTGCAAAGAGCATTAGTGAagcactcaatcattataatgGAAGAGTTAAGAAGTGGGCTGTGACGCCTCTGGACGGACcgacggacagacagacagatgtggatttttttttttttttttttttttgcagcgtTAGTTCAATTGAtccaaaagttttatttcattttcatctaCCTTATATCTTCTTGTGTTTAACCAACTCATAAGTAATCTTCTAAATAAATATCCATATAAGTAATATATGTTGCAGTTGCCATATGTCCTACGTAGCTTGCCGTAACCTGCAAACCAGGCCTGATTTGCAGTGTCTGGATGATCAGCTGTCGTGTCAATTTTTCTACCTGACCAGTGGATCTGTGCAGCTCTTCCAGGCTTTCCATTGTTCCAGGGCCGCCCCAAGCCTTTCTGGGGCCCTAAGCAGAGTTTATTTTGGGGTGCCTCATATTAATATGTCAAACCTAGATACATCATCATTTCTAGACTACactactgcaaaaacacaaaattctaccaagtattttagtctagtttcaagataaatatcttattactctttaaataagataaaattagCTTACAAGCAACCCTTTAGCatgatataggagcttgtttgtACTTGTACTTAGGaatattaatcaatattaaggaattattgacttaaaaaagctcctatatgttgctgaaaagctacgtttaagttagttttgtctaacgttaagtgtactaagacatttacactagaaactagatcaaaaatacttggtaaaatttgtATGTTTTGCTGTGTGCATCATACCGGTGTTATTATGACTCTTGATTTTAATCTTACAGGAGTAGTAAACATTCAAATCTGCTCTACTAAATTTGCTTTTTGAAATGGAGAATGGAATTACTGTGTTGTAAATAAGTGTGGCATATTAATTTCATGTTTGTAAATTCAAAAATTGATTTTAGAGTTAACAAGTTAGCAAGTttaatatcttttgtttttaaaaattgaaacagAAAGTGTAGACAGTGTAAAATGTGCAATCTAccactataaaataaaataaaat includes the following:
- the skap2 gene encoding src kinase-associated phosphoprotein 2 isoform X1 translates to MRAIPDDLTTLISDLEQFLCDGLKAENLSKKAKERRETFIKRIKEVKLSFPQDFKDKVGGDDSDEDEEVDSNNDGGSMQSERTDKDDDAFEGAQQAPPVAAQDLASVFKAGYLEKRRKDHSFFGTEWQKRWCALSHHTFYYYGSEKDKQQKGEFGIDGYTVKMNNSLRKDSKKDCCFEISAPDKRVYQFCASSTKEAEEWVKQIDFVLKDMSGIIPEEEDDEQFMYDDVGTAPAFAPGEEIYEELPDDEMPTPAKPPPKVEPSSKPPLHPPPVAANSTAPGADKSTDYANFYQGLWDCTGDHPDELSFKRGEAIYILSKEYNNFGWWVGEKNGAIGIVPRDYLLELYAM
- the skap2 gene encoding src kinase-associated phosphoprotein 2 isoform X2; protein product: MRAIPDDLTTLISDLEQFLCDGLKAENLSKKAKERRETFIKRIKEVKLSFPQDFKDKGGDDSDEDEEVDSNNDGGSMQSERTDKDDDAFEGAQQAPPVAAQDLASVFKAGYLEKRRKDHSFFGTEWQKRWCALSHHTFYYYGSEKDKQQKGEFGIDGYTVKMNNSLRKDSKKDCCFEISAPDKRVYQFCASSTKEAEEWVKQIDFVLKDMSGIIPEEEDDEQFMYDDVGTAPAFAPGEEIYEELPDDEMPTPAKPPPKVEPSSKPPLHPPPVAANSTAPGADKSTDYANFYQGLWDCTGDHPDELSFKRGEAIYILSKEYNNFGWWVGEKNGAIGIVPRDYLLELYAM